The following are encoded in a window of Onthophagus taurus isolate NC chromosome 3, IU_Otau_3.0, whole genome shotgun sequence genomic DNA:
- the LOC139429405 gene encoding uncharacterized protein yields MVVCEDCGKSFTRVDNLKRHQRLSCIGKRIKLDAPQIPKAVKCEACDDYVNRQCYSAHLRSNAHKRNAFVIIDDGVERIAGAFGDKIVSYRISEEGFFVDLDEFSHRIREKILNLIQSAIDIHRNVKLNMECFGLYFLQSKEDCEIKSFNTKNKVVSLASDLYKIYKEFIDEISSKMSEFQERDSGWTLMQILYMELNLNKYNPIRASNYIDLPSQIKAKRAVINIQNADDACFAWAVTSALHEPNGLPQRTSSYPNYLDCGLDYSNIVFPVKLRDIPVFEKQNKLSINVYGINEYFKDGVMNYDIITMYICRQKEERHINLLLVTNDSGNSHYCWIKNLSRLLSSQASQNGHEKYICDGCLVFFTSENKLIRHQSDDCSKVRAILPTTNLKINKYGNEEKENILQFENFERQLKIPFVVYADFEALQKPIADAEATELNDDNSYSVKCFKHEPYAFAYYIKCSYDESLSKFEIYRGCNAAQIFMSKLEHDVLNIYKNYLSQPKEMLPLPPVDRLIHEMQDICHLCSHKIKEGNKVCDHDHLTGLYRGPAHAVCNINYQLPKFIPIFFHNLSNYDCHMFVKDMALKEEDVDVIAQNKEKYISFSKKNYRRRKH; encoded by the exons atggtcGTGTGTGAggattgtggaaaaagttttactcgagttgacaatttaaaaagacaTCAACGATTATCTTGTATTGGCAAGAGAATCAAGCTTGACGCACCGCAAATTCCAAAAGCAGTAAAATGTGAGGCTTGCGATGATTATGTAAATAGACAATGTTACTCTGCACATTTACGAAGCAACGCACACAAGCGTAACGCTTTTGTTATAATCGATGACGGAGTGGAGAGAATAGCTGGAGCATTCGGTGACAAAATTGTCAGTTATCGAATAAGTGAAGAAGGTTTTTTTGTGGATTTGGATGAATTTTCTCATAGAATTcgagaaaaaatactaaatctaATACAAAGCGCAATCGATATTCaccgaaatgtaaaattaaatatggaatgttttggtttgtattttttacaatcaaaggaagactgtgaaataaaatcattcaatacGAAAAATAAGGTAGTATCATTAGCGTCGgatctgtataaaatatataaggaatttattgatgaaatttcatcaaaaatgtcaGAATTCCAGGAACGAGATTCAG gatggactttaatgcaaattctctatatggagttaaatttaaacaaatataatcctATCAGAGCATCTAATTACATCGATCTACCATCGCAAATAAAAGCAAAGCGTGCtgtgataaatatacaaaacgcgGATGATGCATGTTTTGCATGGGCTGTAACATCCGCACTACATGAACCGAACGGTTTACCACAGAGGACATCTTCGTATCCGAATTACCTAGACTGCGGCTTAGactattcaaatattgtttttccagTTAAATTACGAGATATACCTGTATTTGAAAAGCAGAACAAACTATCTATTAATGTATATGGAATAAATGAGTATTTTAAAGACggtgttatgaattatgacataattacaatgtatatatgtcgacaaaaagaagaaagacatataaatttattattggttaCAAATGATTCCGGGAATAGTCactattgttggataaaaaatctGTCTCGATTACTATCATCGCAAGCATCGCAGAATGGTCATGAAAAGTATATTTGCGACGGATGCTTGGTATTCTTTACgtcagaaaataaacttatccgTCATCAAAGTGACGATTGCAGCAAGGTAAGGGCAATtttaccaacaacaaatttgaaaataaataaatatggaaatgaagaaaaggaaaatatactacagttcgaaaattttgaacgacaattaaaaataccgtTCGTGGTGTATGCAGATTTTGAAGCATTACAGAAACCGATCGCCGATGCGGAAGCAACAGAACTTAACGATGATAATTCATACTCCgtcaaatgtttcaaacacgAACCTTATGCATTtgcatattatataaaatgttcataTGACGAATCATTGTCGAAGTTTGAAATATATCGCGGATGTAATGCTGCTCAAATTTTCATGAGCAAGTTGGAACATGACGTTctgaatatatacaaaaattatttaagccaACCAAAAGAAATGCTCCCATTACCACCTGTTGATAGATTAATACATGAGATGCAGGATATCTGTCACCTTTgttcgcacaaaataaaagaaggtaATAAAGTGTGCGATCATGATCACCTAACTGGGTTGTATAGAGGACCCGCACATGCTGTATGTaacatcaattatcaattaccaaaGTTCATACCGATATTCTTTCACAATCTTTCGAACTACGATTGTCATATGTTTGTGAAAGATATGgcattaaaagaagaagacgtGGACGTTATAGCacagaataaagaaaagtatatatcattttcgaaaaaaaattatcgtaggAGAAAACATTGA
- the LOC139429470 gene encoding uncharacterized protein translates to MALSLEKLGSFLEDNQCVQIRKYFRNEEQFRLIRQKGVFPYSFVDSFEKLNLTALPDRSSFYNTLCDDSITEENYCRAQTVWNLFNCRTLGEYSDIYVTSDVLLLADVFENFRTISMKYYSLDPCHYFTAPGFGWDALLRMTGVKLELLTDIDMLHFFKNGIRGGLSMCTKRSAKANNKLMMEFDETKDPSYILYLDATNLYGHAMRRKLPTGGFRWLSDEEIQKLDIYNTEDDSEKGYVFEVDLEYPEAIHDEHNDLPFCPERIVPPGSKNAKLIANLENKTKYIIHYVNLKQCIKFGLKLTKIYRVLEFKQSNWMRSYIDFNSDKRAKAKNEFEKNHYKAMNNIVYGKTMENVEKRVDIRLVTHWECRHKKPGVEALIAKPNFKSSKIFCDNLIAVQLNVAEVRYCKPLYVGFSILELSKTVMYSFFYDYLKVKYGNNITLLYTDTDSLILEITTPNVYEDIKENIEFFDTSNYPLENIHNIPRGRSVLGRMKDEYPNRCITSFVGTGAKAYCITLLNDNVKKAKGVKKYVIDKHLSVTDYKRVVECGGSVHKKMYIFKSEFHTMYTELKNKIALSSCDDKRYILPNGCNTLAWGHWLIKRLNANK, encoded by the coding sequence ATGGCTTTATCGCTAGAGAAGTTGGGTTCATTTTTGGAAGACAACCAATGCGTTcaaatcagaaaatattttaggaacGAAGAACAGTTTCGACTTATACGTCAGAAAGGAGTTTTTCCGTATTCCTTTGTGGATTCATTCGAAAAGCTGAATCTTACCGCTCTGCCAGATCGAAGTAGTTTTTACAATACTTTATGCGACGATAGTATAAccgaagaaaattattgtcgTGCACAAACGGTGTGGAACTTATTTAACTGTCGCACTTTAGGCGAATATAGCGACATTTATGTAACGTCTGACGTTTTACTTTTGGCGGACGTATTTGAGAATTTCCGAACCATCTCGATGAAGTATTACTCTTTAGATCCATGTCATTACTTCACAGCGCCGGGCTTCGGTTGGGATGCATTATTACGAATGACAGgggtaaaattagaattattaacggacatagacatgttacacttctttaaaaatggtattcgcGGTGGATTAAGTATGTGCACTAAACGCAGTGCGAAggctaacaataaattaatgatggaATTTGATGAAACCAAAGACCCATCTTATATTTTGTATCTCGACGCTACGAATTTGTATGGACACGCAATGAGACGAAAATTACCGACGGGGGGATTTCGATGGCTATCAGATGAAGAGATTCAAAAGTTAGATATTTACAATACGGAAGACGATTCCGAAAAGGGTTACGTGTTCGAGGTAGATTTAGAGTATCCGGAAGCAATACATGATGAACACAACGATTTGCCATTTTGTCCAGAACGGATTGTACCCCCAGgttcaaaaaatgcaaagttaatagcaaatttggaaaataaaacaaaatacatcatTCATTACGTGAATCTAAAGCAGTGTATCAAGTTCGGATTGAAACTAACGAAGATTTACAGAGtattagaatttaaacaatccaaCTGGATGCGGAGCTACATCGATTTCAATTCCGATAAACGTGCGAAAGCtaagaatgaatttgaaaaaaatcattacaaagcaATGAATAACATCGTATACGGTAAGACAatggaaaatgtggaaaagcGAGTGGATATAAGACTAGTTACCCACTGGGAATGTCGTCATAAGAAACCGGGCGTGGAAGCCCTAATagctaaaccaaattttaaatcttcgaaaatattttgcgaTAATTTGATAGCCGTTCAATTGAACGTCGCGGAAGTTCGTTATTGCAAACCGCTGTATGTGGGTTTCAGTATATTAGAGCTTTCGAAAACCGTAATGTACAGCTTCTTCTACGAttacttaaaagttaaatatggaaataacatAACACTTTTATACACCGATACTGATTCCCTAATCCTAGAAATTACTACTCCCAATGTATAtgaggatataaaagaaaatattgaattttttgacaCGTCCAATTATCCGTTAGAGAATATACACAATATACCTCGCGGTCGATCTGTGTTGGGAAGAATGAAAGATGAATATCCAAACAGGTGCATAACGTCATTTGTTGGAACAGGAGCTAAGGCGTACTGCATCACATTGTTGaatgataatgtaaaaaaggCTAAAGGAGTAAAGaaatatgttatagataaacaTTTAAGCGTGACCGATTATAAACGTGTGGTTGAATGTGGCGGATcggttcataaaaaaatgtacatttttaagtcAGAATTTCATACTATGTATAccgaattaaagaataaaattgctcTTTCATCGTGCGATGATAAACGATACATATTACCGAACGGATGTAATACTTTGGCGTGGGGTCATTGgttgataaaaagattgaatgcgaataaatga